From Oceanispirochaeta sp., one genomic window encodes:
- the fliJ gene encoding flagellar export protein FliJ translates to MKRFQFTLESILELRLEEEQEAEMHLGRAMGEWNSLNEKKMKHLAIKKKQSRSGSSADLLQTGLYLARIDQEIIRFQKDLDSRKDELERLREEYRAARAKREGLDKLKDKRKIEHNDIRKRVEAHALDDLLNNMNRLKQAGD, encoded by the coding sequence ATGAAAAGATTTCAATTTACACTTGAATCCATCCTCGAGCTCCGTCTGGAAGAGGAACAGGAGGCTGAAATGCACCTGGGACGAGCCATGGGTGAATGGAATTCTCTGAATGAAAAGAAAATGAAGCACCTGGCAATCAAGAAAAAACAAAGCCGGTCCGGTTCATCGGCTGATCTCCTCCAAACAGGCTTGTATCTGGCCAGGATTGATCAGGAAATCATCCGTTTTCAGAAGGACCTGGATTCCCGCAAGGATGAACTTGAACGGCTCAGAGAAGAATACAGAGCCGCCCGGGCAAAAAGGGAAGGTCTGGATAAGCTGAAGGATAAACGAAAAATTGAGCATAATGATATTCGGAAAAGGGTGGAAGCCCATGCTCTGGATGATCTTTTAAATAATATGAATAGACTGAAACAGGCAGGGGACTGA
- a CDS encoding FliI/YscN family ATPase, with protein MLERYIETVQELDTVKYQGRVIRVQGSLIESNGPQAVVGEVCRIIIPRTNKEHLAEVVALKDQRVQLMPYDDIQGIEAGCPVIATGEQLKVQISDDLLGRVLDGLGHPIDGRGGIKGGKHYSVFRTPPSPLHRKPIDKQIITGIRSIDSMIPLGEGQRIGIFSGSGVGKSTLLGMIARNTSADINVIALIGERGREVREFIENDLGAEGLKRSVLVVSTGDTSALSRVRGAFSATTIAEYFRDQGKNVMLLFDSVTRLAMSQREIGLAVGEPPATRGYTPSVFTLLPKLLERSGTSDKGTITGVYTILVEGDDMEEPVTDAVRGILDGHIVLTRKLAEKYHYPAVDILGSVSRLENKVMPLRMRNNAGHIRKLLALYTEKEDLISVGAYARGSNPQVDEAISKIDDINEFLKQDIEEKADLRTTLIEAGKISGDDLSEELKDTLSDTLSDKLTDKDLRDEKISIYT; from the coding sequence ATGCTGGAACGCTATATAGAAACTGTTCAGGAACTGGATACGGTCAAATACCAGGGTCGGGTCATCCGTGTACAGGGAAGTCTCATTGAATCCAATGGCCCCCAGGCAGTGGTGGGTGAAGTGTGCCGTATCATCATCCCCCGTACGAATAAAGAACATCTCGCCGAAGTCGTCGCTCTCAAGGATCAGAGGGTCCAGCTTATGCCCTACGATGATATCCAGGGTATTGAGGCGGGCTGTCCTGTCATTGCTACGGGTGAGCAGTTAAAGGTTCAGATCTCAGATGATCTTCTAGGCCGAGTTCTGGACGGTCTGGGGCATCCTATCGACGGCCGGGGAGGCATCAAGGGAGGCAAGCATTATTCCGTGTTCCGGACACCTCCCTCTCCTCTTCATAGAAAGCCCATTGATAAACAAATCATAACAGGCATCCGTTCCATTGATAGTATGATTCCTCTTGGTGAAGGACAGAGAATTGGTATTTTTTCCGGTTCGGGTGTCGGTAAATCAACCTTGCTGGGGATGATAGCCCGGAATACCTCCGCAGATATCAATGTGATCGCCCTCATCGGTGAGCGGGGACGGGAAGTCCGGGAATTTATTGAAAATGATCTGGGGGCGGAAGGGTTGAAGCGGTCAGTCCTTGTTGTTTCGACAGGAGATACTTCTGCCCTGAGCAGGGTCCGCGGTGCCTTCTCTGCCACAACCATCGCCGAATATTTCAGGGATCAGGGCAAAAATGTCATGCTCCTTTTTGATTCGGTGACCCGCCTGGCCATGAGTCAGAGAGAAATCGGATTGGCTGTCGGTGAGCCTCCCGCTACCCGTGGTTATACACCTTCTGTTTTTACACTCCTTCCCAAGCTTCTGGAGCGGAGCGGTACTTCCGATAAAGGAACCATCACCGGTGTATATACAATTCTGGTAGAAGGGGATGATATGGAAGAGCCTGTCACTGATGCGGTCAGAGGTATTTTGGACGGCCATATCGTTTTGACCCGGAAACTTGCCGAAAAATATCACTACCCTGCTGTGGACATTCTCGGGTCTGTTTCCAGACTCGAAAACAAGGTCATGCCCCTCCGGATGAGGAATAATGCAGGGCATATCCGAAAACTTCTGGCTTTGTATACGGAAAAGGAAGATTTAATTTCCGTAGGAGCCTATGCCCGCGGGTCTAATCCCCAGGTGGATGAAGCCATCAGCAAGATTGATGATATCAATGAATTCCTGAAGCAGGATATAGAAGAAAAAGCCGATTTGAGGACGACACTGATCGAAGCCGGTAAGATAAGCGGAGACGATTTAAGCGAGGAATTGAAGGATACACTGAGTGATACACTGAGTGATAAACTGACAGACAAGGATCTCAGAGATGAAAAGATTTCAATTTACACTTGA
- the fliH gene encoding flagellar assembly protein FliH — protein sequence MAKNLFRPMEIVNLTAQKVSISAPVFYAEEDLDEALDVDEYTGPTADDLRREAEMFKAGWEEEKQSMIQRAEDEAERIQKEAQETAFEEVRRKTDQAAREKIEAESEAARILAQARTDAEKLVSDAHLQVTVIEEDARKKGEDAGREEGYQEGRKEAERLIERLHVIIDKAIEKREEMINEAETQMIDLVLLIARKVIKVISENQKNVVVNNIVQALRKLKSRGDVAVRVNLADLDLATDHTRDFMKMVENVKSITILEDTSVDPGGCIIETDFGQIDARITSQLKEIEEKIMELVPIKVKGEQ from the coding sequence ATGGCAAAAAATCTGTTCAGACCCATGGAAATTGTGAACCTCACAGCCCAGAAAGTATCGATTTCGGCTCCGGTCTTTTATGCCGAAGAAGATCTGGATGAAGCACTGGATGTTGATGAGTATACAGGACCCACCGCGGATGATCTGAGACGGGAAGCCGAGATGTTCAAGGCAGGTTGGGAAGAAGAAAAACAGAGTATGATCCAGAGAGCCGAAGATGAGGCTGAAAGGATTCAGAAAGAGGCTCAGGAAACCGCCTTTGAAGAAGTCCGCCGAAAGACGGACCAGGCTGCCCGGGAAAAAATAGAGGCCGAGAGTGAAGCCGCCCGGATCCTCGCCCAGGCCAGAACCGATGCCGAAAAGCTTGTTTCCGATGCACATCTTCAAGTTACTGTTATCGAAGAGGATGCCAGAAAGAAAGGTGAAGATGCCGGCCGGGAGGAAGGTTATCAGGAAGGCCGGAAAGAGGCGGAGCGGCTGATCGAACGCCTTCATGTTATCATTGACAAGGCCATCGAGAAGCGGGAAGAGATGATTAATGAAGCAGAAACTCAGATGATCGATCTGGTGCTGCTTATCGCCCGTAAGGTCATCAAGGTCATCTCGGAAAATCAGAAAAATGTGGTTGTCAATAATATTGTCCAGGCCCTTCGAAAGCTGAAAAGCCGAGGAGATGTGGCTGTCCGGGTCAACCTGGCCGATCTGGATCTGGCAACCGATCATACCCGTGATTTCATGAAAATGGTGGAGAATGTAAAATCCATTACTATTCTGGAGGATACCTCTGTCGATCCTGGAGGCTGTATTATTGAAACGGATTTTGGACAGATCGATGCCAGAATCACAAGTCAGTTGAAAGAGATTGAAGAGAAGATCATGGAACTCGTGCCCATCAAGGTGAAGGGTGAGCAGTAA
- the fliG gene encoding flagellar motor switch protein FliG, with the protein MANNQQAGKSPHKEDLTGKQKAAVFLVTLGADISSEVFKHLREDEIEILTFEIARLGNIDSESRDLVLQEFQELMMASDFISSGGIDYARELLEKSLGSQKAVDIINRLTSSLKTRPFDFVRRTDPAHLLNFIQQEHPQTIALILAYLEPLKASQILGNLPQEKQSDVAKRIATMDRTSPEILREVERVLEKKLSSLSSEDYTSAGGVGSIVDILNLVDRTTEKTIIESLEEEDPELAEEIKKRMFVFEEIIMLDDRAVQRVMREVDTAELAKALKAVDPEVQDKIFRNMSKRAASLLKEDMDFMGPTRRKDVEEAQQKIVSVIRKLEEQGEVVIARSGEEDVLV; encoded by the coding sequence ATGGCTAACAACCAGCAGGCGGGGAAAAGTCCCCATAAAGAAGATCTCACGGGAAAACAGAAGGCAGCGGTCTTTCTGGTCACACTGGGAGCAGATATTTCTTCGGAAGTGTTTAAACACCTCAGAGAAGATGAAATTGAAATCCTGACCTTTGAGATTGCCCGACTAGGAAATATTGATTCCGAATCAAGGGATCTGGTCCTTCAGGAGTTTCAGGAACTCATGATGGCATCGGACTTTATCTCTTCCGGTGGAATTGACTATGCCCGGGAACTGCTGGAAAAATCTTTGGGAAGCCAGAAAGCGGTGGATATAATCAACCGTTTGACAAGTTCCCTTAAAACCAGACCCTTTGATTTTGTCCGCCGGACAGATCCGGCACATCTTCTGAACTTTATACAGCAGGAGCATCCCCAAACCATTGCTCTTATCCTGGCCTATCTGGAACCGTTGAAAGCCTCTCAAATCCTGGGGAATCTGCCCCAGGAAAAACAGTCGGATGTGGCTAAACGAATTGCCACCATGGATAGGACCTCACCGGAAATCCTCAGAGAAGTAGAAAGGGTATTAGAGAAAAAACTCTCATCTCTGTCATCGGAAGATTATACCTCTGCCGGTGGTGTAGGGAGCATCGTTGATATCCTTAATCTGGTAGACCGGACGACTGAGAAGACGATTATCGAGTCTCTGGAAGAGGAAGATCCGGAACTGGCTGAAGAAATCAAGAAGAGAATGTTTGTATTTGAAGAAATTATCATGCTTGACGACAGGGCCGTGCAGAGGGTCATGCGTGAAGTGGATACGGCGGAGCTCGCTAAGGCCCTCAAGGCGGTAGACCCGGAAGTACAAGATAAAATATTCAGGAATATGTCCAAGCGTGCTGCCTCACTGTTAAAAGAGGATATGGACTTTATGGGACCCACCAGACGAAAAGATGTGGAAGAGGCCCAGCAGAAAATCGTTTCTGTAATCAGGAAACTGGAAGAGCAGGGCGAAGTTGTTATTGCCAGAAGCGGTGAAGAAGATGTTCTGGTCTAG
- the fliF gene encoding flagellar basal-body MS-ring/collar protein FliF: MLEWIKKLLSQIGTVWGKWSIVQKLIFAGILTGAVVGILLLFTVSSSPSMVPLLGIPITDQTQNERIILKLDEENVAYKLNADGRIYVADDKTARQMRAILIREDLIPQGTDPWAIFDVERWTLTDFERDVNLRRAITGNLEQHIKALGDVDNAQVSLVIPERTLFSSDQNPTTVSVIVTPRPGSDIAENRNKIEGIVKLIQFAVEGLKSENITILDYSGRILNDFEGMESLDRLELTSRMLKQKKSLEVQYTNTILASLQNVFTAKRVNIVNIDIDLEFINKTIATEEHYPITVREDNPETPYSELETVNSITISENTSNELFEGTGFNPEGPPGQEGQTPPAYKDLNNLVGKYQTNSATNNEVVNTRNVQEEKSPFNIARISVAVAVDGIWNWDYDDNGKALIEKGRIQRIYTPVSDEDLGKALTLVQHAVGFSTSRGDSVTVQHIPFDRSAEFKAEDDEYRRLQQIQQTMLFSIVALVILIAAFFIFRVISKELERRRRLREEELARQHQAMREQTLRQAEEEGIDVEMSVQDRARMEMQENAKNMAREHPEDVANLIRTWLAEE; this comes from the coding sequence ATGCTGGAATGGATTAAGAAACTTTTATCTCAAATCGGAACGGTTTGGGGAAAGTGGAGCATTGTCCAGAAATTGATATTCGCAGGGATCTTAACCGGCGCCGTGGTGGGTATCCTGTTGTTGTTTACAGTCTCATCATCACCCAGTATGGTCCCTTTATTGGGTATTCCGATTACTGATCAGACGCAGAATGAACGGATCATTTTGAAACTGGATGAAGAAAATGTCGCCTATAAGCTGAATGCGGACGGTCGTATCTATGTGGCGGATGATAAAACTGCCAGACAGATGAGAGCCATATTGATCAGGGAAGATCTGATCCCACAGGGAACGGATCCCTGGGCCATCTTTGACGTGGAACGATGGACTCTCACGGATTTTGAACGGGATGTGAATCTGAGGCGGGCGATTACCGGCAATCTGGAACAGCATATCAAGGCTCTGGGAGATGTCGACAATGCCCAGGTTTCATTGGTTATTCCAGAACGTACGCTTTTTTCAAGCGATCAAAATCCAACTACCGTTTCAGTCATTGTCACTCCAAGACCCGGCAGTGATATTGCAGAGAACCGTAATAAGATTGAAGGCATTGTTAAACTGATTCAGTTTGCTGTGGAAGGTCTTAAATCGGAAAATATCACCATTCTGGACTACAGCGGACGAATCCTCAATGATTTTGAAGGGATGGAAAGTCTCGACAGGCTCGAACTGACCAGCAGAATGCTGAAACAGAAGAAATCTCTTGAAGTTCAGTATACCAATACTATTCTGGCGTCACTTCAGAATGTTTTCACCGCCAAGCGTGTGAATATTGTGAACATTGATATTGATCTTGAGTTTATCAATAAGACCATTGCTACTGAAGAGCATTATCCCATTACAGTGAGAGAGGATAATCCTGAGACTCCCTACAGCGAGCTGGAAACAGTAAACTCTATCACCATCAGCGAGAATACCAGTAATGAACTCTTTGAGGGAACCGGTTTCAATCCCGAAGGACCTCCCGGACAGGAGGGGCAGACTCCTCCTGCCTATAAGGATCTGAATAACCTGGTTGGGAAATATCAGACCAATAGTGCCACAAACAATGAGGTCGTCAATACCAGAAATGTTCAGGAAGAGAAGAGTCCATTTAATATTGCCAGAATCTCCGTGGCTGTAGCCGTGGACGGAATCTGGAACTGGGACTATGATGATAATGGAAAAGCTCTGATAGAAAAAGGAAGAATTCAACGGATTTATACTCCCGTTTCCGATGAGGATCTGGGTAAGGCCTTGACGCTGGTACAGCATGCCGTCGGTTTCAGCACCTCCCGGGGAGACTCTGTCACCGTACAGCATATCCCCTTTGACAGGAGTGCCGAGTTCAAGGCCGAAGATGATGAGTACCGCCGACTGCAGCAGATTCAGCAAACCATGCTTTTTTCCATAGTGGCACTGGTTATTCTGATTGCAGCCTTCTTTATCTTCAGAGTCATTTCCAAAGAGCTTGAGAGACGTAGACGCCTCAGGGAAGAGGAACTGGCCAGACAGCATCAGGCCATGAGAGAACAGACACTCAGGCAGGCAGAAGAAGAAGGCATTGATGTAGAAATGTCTGTTCAGGATCGTGCCCGCATGGAAATGCAGGAAAATGCCAAGAATATGGCTAGAGAACATCCTGAGGATGTGGCCAACCTGATCAGAACATGGCTGGCGGAGGAATAA
- the fliE gene encoding flagellar hook-basal body complex protein FliE, which yields MSLLNTINENMVGGNFVPMKTTSPLHLKAVKNSDPQVIPEESSFADLVRKGLAAANSDQIESADIFVKMISDPDSVEVHDVSIAMAKANMSLQMTKSIVDGAVQAYKDIISMR from the coding sequence ATGAGTCTGTTGAATACGATAAATGAAAACATGGTGGGCGGTAATTTCGTACCCATGAAAACAACCAGCCCTCTTCATTTGAAGGCTGTGAAAAATAGTGATCCCCAGGTCATTCCTGAGGAATCTTCCTTTGCCGACCTGGTTCGCAAAGGGTTGGCAGCGGCCAATAGTGACCAGATAGAGAGCGCTGATATCTTTGTTAAAATGATCAGCGATCCTGATTCTGTCGAAGTGCATGATGTGAGCATTGCCATGGCAAAAGCGAACATGTCCCTTCAAATGACAAAAAGTATAGTAGATGGAGCCGTTCAGGCTTACAAAGATATTATAAGTATGAGGTAA
- the flgC gene encoding flagellar basal body rod protein FlgC, producing MGLFSSINTASTGLSAERMRLDVISDNIANANTTRTSDGGPFRRSRVVFRPMVNQPYWRSPFLPEQMDNGIGKGVRVSKIEKDMDDDLRLVYDPTHPDAIKTGPQKGYVEYPNVNIVNEMVDMISATRAYEANVAIMDGSKSMFQKALQIGR from the coding sequence ATGGGTTTATTCAGTTCGATTAACACTGCATCAACGGGTCTTTCAGCCGAAAGGATGAGACTGGATGTAATTTCAGATAACATTGCCAATGCCAATACAACCAGAACCAGTGATGGCGGACCCTTCAGACGAAGCCGTGTTGTATTCAGACCGATGGTGAACCAGCCCTACTGGAGAAGCCCCTTTCTTCCGGAACAGATGGACAATGGCATTGGAAAAGGTGTCAGGGTGTCAAAAATTGAGAAGGATATGGATGATGACTTGAGGCTCGTATATGATCCCACTCATCCAGACGCCATTAAGACAGGTCCTCAAAAGGGGTATGTTGAGTATCCCAATGTGAACATCGTCAATGAGATGGTAGACATGATTTCTGCTACCAGAGCGTATGAGGCTAATGTTGCCATCATGGACGGAAGCAAATCCATGTTTCAGAAGGCACTGCAGATCGGCCGTTAG